A single genomic interval of Ramlibacter sp. harbors:
- a CDS encoding amidohydrolase family protein: protein MLDLLITQASLPDGRTHMSVAVQDGKIVEVTEGPIHGAQAKETVDANGYLLSPPFCDPHFHMDATLSYGLPRVNESGTLLEGIALWGELKPTLRAEDMIERALTYCDWAVAKGLLAIRSHVDTSDPSLLPVRAMLEVKKRVASYIDLQLVAFPQDGVLRTKGGLDNLKKALDLGVDVVGGIPHFERTMAQGAESVRLLCELAAQQGKLVDMHCDESDDPLSRHIETLAYETQRLGLQGRVTGSHLTSMHSMDNYYVSKLIPLMAEAGVSAVANPLINITLQGRHDTYPKRRGMTRVPELMAGGVTVAFGHDCVMDPWYSLGSGDMLEVAHMGLHVAQMTSQKGMRACYDAVTTHAAKVMHLQGYGLEVGCDASFVLLQARDVVEAIRLRANRLKVWKGGDNVAIGQPASIELRLPGRSTLIS, encoded by the coding sequence ATGCTCGACCTGCTCATCACCCAAGCCAGCCTGCCCGACGGGCGCACCCACATGTCGGTGGCCGTGCAAGACGGCAAGATTGTTGAAGTGACCGAAGGGCCGATCCACGGTGCCCAGGCCAAAGAGACGGTCGACGCCAACGGCTACCTGCTGAGCCCACCGTTTTGCGACCCGCACTTTCACATGGACGCCACGCTGAGCTACGGCCTGCCGCGCGTGAACGAAAGCGGCACCCTGCTGGAGGGCATTGCGCTGTGGGGCGAGCTCAAGCCCACGCTCCGTGCCGAAGACATGATCGAGCGCGCGCTGACCTATTGCGACTGGGCCGTGGCCAAGGGCCTGCTGGCCATCCGAAGCCATGTGGACACCAGCGACCCCAGCCTGCTGCCCGTGCGGGCCATGCTGGAAGTGAAAAAGCGCGTGGCCAGCTACATCGATCTGCAGCTGGTGGCCTTTCCGCAAGACGGCGTGCTGAGGACGAAAGGCGGCCTGGACAACCTCAAAAAAGCGCTGGACCTGGGCGTGGACGTGGTGGGCGGCATCCCCCACTTTGAGCGCACCATGGCGCAGGGGGCCGAGAGCGTGCGGCTGCTGTGCGAGCTGGCCGCGCAGCAGGGCAAGCTGGTGGACATGCACTGCGACGAAAGCGACGACCCGCTCAGCCGGCACATTGAAACCCTGGCCTATGAAACCCAGCGCCTGGGCCTGCAGGGCCGCGTGACGGGCTCGCACCTGACCTCCATGCACAGCATGGACAACTACTACGTGAGCAAGCTCATCCCTTTGATGGCCGAGGCCGGCGTGAGCGCCGTGGCCAACCCGCTCATCAACATCACCCTGCAGGGCCGCCACGACACCTACCCCAAGCGCCGCGGCATGACCCGCGTGCCCGAGCTCATGGCCGGCGGCGTGACCGTGGCCTTTGGCCACGACTGCGTGATGGACCCGTGGTACAGCCTGGGCAGCGGCGACATGCTGGAGGTGGCCCACATGGGCCTGCATGTGGCGCAGATGACCAGCCAGAAAGGCATGCGCGCCTGCTACGACGCCGTGACCACCCACGCCGCCAAGGTGATGCACCTGCAGGGCTATGGGCTGGAGGTGGGGTGCGATGCGAGCTTTGTGCTGCTGCAGGCGCGGGATGTGGTGGAGGCGATTCGGTTGAGGGCCAACCGATTGAAGGTTTGGAAAGGTGGCGACAATGTCGCGATAGGTCAGCCCGCTTCGATTGAATTAAGGCTGCCCGGACGCTCAACACTCATTTCTTAG
- a CDS encoding DUF1768 domain-containing protein, producing the protein MGDRDKTRTYIRKESIVFLKTSEPFGGLSNMAGGYPIQVNGLRILTSEALYQVCRFPHLPDVQQMIIGQISPMTAKMRSKPYRKDSRPDWDQVRVRIMRWSLRMKLANNWNTFSTLLLRTGERPIVEESRKDDFWGAKVVDNGDTLVGMNVLGRLLMELREQVKQQGRDAALDVAPPDIPQFLLLGRPIEVASGSPSQAADDQEQGALFGTDATVTVLATALPDAPAAAQSHKAAYEAYRTARMRWLPPVPEHWDEQRAKVFFREVDERSRTGEEELLSVSHLTGVTPRSQKNVTMFKSASYVGSKLCRPGDIVINTLWAWMAALGASRHVGIVSPAYGVYRPHRADSFNPAYLDYLLRTRAYVAEYIGRSTGIRSSRLRLYPNQFLDIALIQPPRTEQDQMVAYLRAQDANIARFIKAKRNLIGLLTEQKQNIVEQAVTKGLDATATQRDSGIHWIAHVPAHWGTCKLKHVAQFNPSRSESAAFRLSDEMVSFLPMECITTDGKLQNVNRRKTSDVWEGYTYFRRHDVVMAKITPCFENGKGGLLDALPTDIGFGTTEFIVLRAKALRIRPAFLAKLLSIKTFRTLGADAMTGAAGQQRVSLDFVKNFQIALPPLVEQDSILMALQTATTEQDSAIDRIRSEIALIHEYRERQIADVVTGQVDVRGWVPGSDDGMADEDLAVLGGDEELYTDGEEDDGDD; encoded by the coding sequence ATGGGCGATAGAGATAAGACTCGAACCTACATCCGTAAGGAGAGCATCGTCTTTCTCAAGACGAGCGAACCGTTTGGCGGACTCTCCAACATGGCAGGTGGCTACCCGATCCAGGTGAATGGGCTGAGGATACTAACCTCCGAGGCGTTGTATCAGGTCTGCCGCTTCCCGCATCTTCCCGATGTGCAGCAAATGATCATCGGACAGATTAGCCCGATGACAGCCAAGATGCGGAGCAAGCCCTATCGCAAGGATTCGCGCCCCGATTGGGATCAGGTACGAGTTCGCATCATGCGCTGGAGCCTGCGCATGAAGCTGGCCAACAACTGGAACACCTTCAGCACGCTGCTGTTGAGAACGGGCGAGCGGCCCATCGTCGAGGAGTCGCGTAAGGATGATTTTTGGGGTGCAAAGGTCGTTGACAACGGCGACACCCTCGTTGGCATGAACGTCTTGGGTAGGCTGCTGATGGAACTACGCGAACAGGTGAAGCAGCAAGGGCGCGACGCAGCCCTTGATGTTGCGCCCCCTGACATTCCGCAGTTCCTGCTGCTGGGGCGGCCGATTGAAGTCGCATCCGGTTCGCCATCGCAGGCCGCCGACGATCAGGAACAAGGCGCCCTCTTTGGGACGGATGCTACTGTCACCGTCCTGGCTACAGCTCTTCCGGATGCTCCGGCTGCGGCTCAATCACACAAGGCTGCATACGAAGCCTACCGCACGGCGCGAATGCGTTGGCTGCCGCCGGTGCCCGAGCACTGGGACGAGCAGCGCGCCAAGGTCTTCTTTCGTGAGGTGGATGAGCGCTCGCGCACCGGCGAAGAGGAGCTTCTGTCGGTATCGCACCTGACCGGGGTTACGCCGCGCAGCCAGAAGAACGTGACGATGTTCAAGTCTGCGAGCTATGTTGGCTCCAAGCTGTGCCGTCCTGGGGATATCGTGATCAACACGCTTTGGGCGTGGATGGCAGCGCTTGGTGCGAGCAGGCACGTTGGGATCGTCAGTCCCGCCTACGGCGTGTATCGGCCGCACCGTGCCGACAGCTTTAACCCAGCGTATCTCGACTACCTACTGCGCACCCGTGCCTACGTTGCTGAATACATCGGGCGCTCAACCGGCATCCGATCCTCGCGTCTGCGCCTTTACCCGAACCAGTTTCTCGACATCGCGCTGATTCAGCCGCCTCGCACCGAGCAAGACCAGATGGTCGCCTACCTTCGGGCGCAGGACGCCAACATTGCCCGCTTCATCAAGGCAAAACGCAACCTAATTGGACTACTCACTGAGCAGAAGCAGAACATTGTTGAGCAGGCTGTCACCAAGGGCCTCGATGCAACTGCGACACAGCGCGACTCGGGTATTCATTGGATCGCACATGTCCCGGCGCATTGGGGAACATGCAAGCTCAAGCACGTTGCGCAGTTCAACCCGTCGCGCTCGGAGAGTGCAGCATTCCGGCTCAGCGATGAGATGGTGTCATTCCTACCAATGGAATGCATCACGACGGACGGCAAGCTCCAGAACGTCAATCGGCGAAAGACATCCGACGTCTGGGAGGGCTACACGTACTTCCGACGACACGATGTAGTCATGGCCAAAATCACGCCGTGCTTCGAGAACGGCAAAGGCGGACTGTTGGATGCTTTGCCCACAGACATTGGTTTTGGCACCACGGAATTCATTGTCCTGCGTGCTAAAGCTCTGCGCATTCGTCCGGCCTTTCTGGCCAAGCTGTTGTCGATAAAGACGTTCAGAACTCTCGGAGCCGACGCCATGACCGGGGCTGCTGGACAGCAGCGCGTTTCTCTGGATTTTGTGAAGAACTTTCAGATCGCTTTGCCCCCCCTGGTTGAGCAAGACAGCATCTTGATGGCTCTCCAAACTGCGACAACAGAACAGGACTCGGCCATTGACAGGATTAGGAGCGAAATTGCGCTCATCCACGAGTACCGCGAACGCCAGATTGCCGATGTAGTCACCGGCCAAGTCGACGTGCGTGGCTGGGTGCCGGGCTCTGATGACGGGATGGCCGACGAAGACCTAGCAGTGCTAGGCGGCGACGAAGAGTTGTATACCGATGGGGAGGAAGACGATGGCGACGACTGA
- a CDS encoding SAM-dependent DNA methyltransferase: protein MDKTNLKWIADFIWNIADDRLRDVYVRGKYRDVILPFTVLRRLDAVLESNKQAVLERKKFLDTHKVAEQDGALRMAAGQAFYNTSEFTLATLTVSGQGQRLRDNFVDYLDGFSPNVQDILAKFKFRDQIQTMVEADILGHLINDFLDPEINLAPLPVKDSDGRIKLPALDNHGMGTVFEELIRRFNEENNEEAGEHFTPRDVVKLMAKLLFMPVADQIQSGTYLLYDGSCGTGGMLTVAEEALHELAASHDKEVSIHLFGQEINPETYAICKADLLLKGEGDEAENIVGGADKSTLSADQFRSREFDFMISNPPYGKSWKTDLDRMGGKKEFSDSRFIVNHGGDAEFKLITRSSDGQLMFLVNKLQKMKHNTPLGSRIALVHNGSALFTGDAGQGESNVRRWVLENDWLEAIIALPLNIFYNTGIATYIWVLANKKAAHRRGKVQLIDASKWFLPMRRNLGKKNCELADADIERILKYYLDQPPADAEAAKETPECKWFDNADFGYWKITVERPLRLKSQLKRNAIESLRFATGDEALRSEIYTKYSDKVYTEFAKLKPEIEAWLKGDDGDEDADDESDDEDVKTTKKAMPEKRRKKLLDPATWLRDKTLVELAKLAQRELGEGVFDDHNEFRTRFDATMKAHSKKLGAPEKKAIYKAVSWRDETAPPVIAKRSKLKTGEHFEPGYDGAYLETAGKDRFMVEYEADTDLRDTEQVPLKEPGGIEAFFAREVLPHAADAWIAMDGTKIGYEISFARYFYKPTPLRTLDQIRADILKLEQQTEGLLHKIVGEIPA from the coding sequence ATGGACAAAACCAACCTTAAGTGGATCGCCGATTTCATTTGGAACATCGCGGACGACCGCCTGCGCGACGTGTACGTGCGCGGCAAGTACCGCGATGTGATCCTGCCGTTCACCGTGCTCAGGCGGCTCGATGCCGTGCTGGAATCGAACAAGCAGGCGGTGCTGGAGCGCAAGAAGTTCCTCGACACGCATAAGGTGGCCGAGCAGGACGGCGCGCTTCGCATGGCAGCCGGACAGGCGTTCTACAACACGTCGGAATTCACCCTCGCCACTCTCACTGTCAGTGGACAAGGACAGCGCCTTCGCGATAACTTTGTTGATTACCTGGACGGCTTCTCCCCGAATGTTCAGGACATCTTGGCAAAGTTCAAATTTAGAGACCAGATCCAAACGATGGTCGAGGCCGACATTCTCGGCCACTTGATCAACGACTTCCTCGACCCGGAGATCAACCTCGCGCCGCTTCCTGTCAAGGATTCGGATGGTCGGATCAAACTGCCCGCACTCGACAACCACGGCATGGGCACGGTGTTCGAGGAGTTGATCCGCCGCTTCAACGAAGAGAACAACGAAGAGGCTGGCGAGCACTTCACTCCGCGTGACGTGGTCAAACTGATGGCCAAGTTGCTGTTCATGCCAGTGGCCGACCAAATCCAGTCAGGCACCTACCTGCTGTACGACGGCAGTTGCGGCACGGGCGGCATGCTGACCGTGGCCGAAGAGGCGCTGCACGAACTGGCCGCGAGCCACGACAAGGAAGTCTCGATTCACCTGTTTGGTCAGGAGATCAATCCCGAAACCTACGCCATCTGCAAGGCTGACCTGCTGCTCAAGGGCGAAGGTGATGAGGCCGAGAACATCGTCGGCGGTGCGGACAAGTCGACACTGTCGGCCGATCAGTTCCGGTCGCGCGAGTTCGACTTCATGATCTCTAACCCGCCTTACGGCAAGAGTTGGAAGACCGACCTTGACCGGATGGGCGGCAAGAAGGAATTCAGCGACTCGCGCTTCATCGTCAATCACGGCGGCGATGCCGAGTTCAAGCTCATCACCCGTTCCAGCGACGGGCAGCTGATGTTCCTGGTGAACAAGCTGCAGAAGATGAAGCACAACACGCCGCTGGGCAGCCGCATTGCTCTGGTGCATAACGGCTCAGCCTTGTTCACTGGCGACGCGGGCCAGGGCGAAAGCAATGTGCGCCGCTGGGTGCTGGAGAACGACTGGCTTGAAGCCATCATCGCCCTGCCACTCAACATCTTCTACAACACCGGCATCGCGACCTACATCTGGGTGCTGGCCAACAAGAAGGCCGCGCACCGACGCGGCAAGGTGCAGCTGATCGACGCTTCTAAGTGGTTCCTGCCGATGCGGCGCAACCTTGGCAAGAAGAACTGCGAGCTGGCAGATGCAGACATTGAACGCATCCTCAAGTACTACCTCGACCAGCCCCCCGCCGATGCAGAGGCCGCGAAAGAAACGCCCGAATGCAAGTGGTTCGACAACGCCGACTTCGGCTACTGGAAGATCACGGTTGAACGCCCGCTACGCCTCAAAAGCCAGCTCAAACGCAACGCCATCGAAAGCCTGCGCTTTGCCACGGGCGACGAAGCCCTGCGCAGCGAGATTTACACCAAGTACAGCGACAAGGTGTACACGGAATTCGCCAAGCTCAAGCCCGAAATCGAAGCGTGGCTGAAGGGTGACGATGGCGACGAGGATGCCGACGACGAGTCGGACGACGAAGACGTCAAGACCACCAAGAAAGCGATGCCGGAAAAACGGCGCAAGAAGCTGCTCGACCCCGCAACGTGGTTGCGTGACAAGACGTTGGTGGAACTGGCCAAGCTGGCGCAGCGGGAACTTGGCGAAGGCGTCTTCGACGACCACAACGAGTTCCGCACGCGATTTGATGCCACGATGAAGGCGCACAGCAAGAAGCTGGGTGCGCCCGAGAAAAAGGCCATCTACAAAGCGGTGAGCTGGCGCGACGAAACAGCGCCGCCTGTTATCGCCAAGCGCAGCAAGCTCAAGACGGGTGAGCATTTCGAACCCGGCTACGATGGCGCGTACCTGGAAACCGCGGGCAAGGATCGCTTCATGGTCGAATACGAGGCCGATACCGACCTGCGTGATACCGAGCAGGTGCCGCTCAAGGAGCCGGGGGGCATAGAGGCGTTCTTCGCCCGCGAAGTGTTGCCGCACGCTGCCGACGCCTGGATCGCTATGGACGGCACCAAGATCGGCTACGAGATCTCGTTTGCCCGCTATTTCTATAAGCCGACGCCGCTTAGGACGCTGGATCAGATCCGCGCCGACATCCTGAAGTTGGAGCAGCAGACAGAGGGCTTGCTGCACAAGATCGTGGGAGAAATTCCAGCATGA
- a CDS encoding type I restriction endonuclease subunit R translates to MATTDTSEKGLEALIVRDLCNSGGYVQGNPSDYNRDVAVDVVQLLAFLQVTQPKGVETLELASEGIKRTQFLHRIQGEIAKRGVVDVLRKGMGHGPVHVDLYKLLPTPGNASAAENFGKNIFSVTRQLRYSNDEAQRSLDAAIFINGLPVMTFELKNSLTKQTVADAITQYQTDRNPGELLFQLGRCVAHMAVDDAEVRFCPHLTGKTSWFLPFNQGWNSGAGNPPNPHGLKTDYLWKQVLVKDSLANIIENFTQVVEEEDEKGKKRRKQVFPRFHQLRTVRALLRRSREDGVGKRYLIQHSAGSGKSNTIAWLAHQLVELKTAADAMLAQFDSVIVITDRRALDTQIARTIKSYDHVASIFGHSEDAAELRTFLRKGKKIIVTTVQKFPFILDELGDLGSKKFALLIDEAHSSQGGKTTAKMHMALSGAPGDDEDDEESVEDAVNKLIESRKMLSNASYFAFTATPKSRTLELFGERFIEGGEARYRSPEELTYTTKQAIQEGFILDVIANYTSVDSFYHVAKTVEDDPDFDKVKALKKIRHYVESHDKAIRKKAEIMVDHFVAQVAGKQKIGGKARAMIVCNGIARAIDYYREVSDYLASIKSPFKAIVAYSGDFEISGVRKTEADLNEFPSKDIPSKLKQGPYRFLIVANKFVTGFDEPLLHTMYVDKPLAGVLAVQTLSRLNRAHPQKRDTFVLDFADNAEAVKAAFQDYYRATVQVGETDPNKLHDLKNDLDAKQVYSWQQVEDLVALYVTGADRDKLDPILDTCVAEYIDNLDEDGQVEFKGKAKAFVRSYGFLAAILTYGHPAWEKLSIFLNFLIPKLPAPKEEDLSKGVLEAIDMDSYRVEAQASLKMSMDDADAFIEPPPPGGGGGGGTPEIDKLSNIIRAFNDMFGNIEWKDGDKIRKVITEEIPARVAQDKAYQNAQANSDKQNAKLEHDKALNRVVLELISDHTELFKQFSDNPSFKRWLTDMVFDSTYQPTTSLQHSPLSIKGGA, encoded by the coding sequence ATGGCGACGACTGACACCAGCGAAAAGGGCCTGGAGGCCTTGATCGTGCGCGACCTCTGCAACAGCGGCGGCTATGTGCAGGGCAACCCCAGCGACTACAACCGCGACGTGGCGGTGGACGTGGTGCAGTTGCTGGCGTTTCTGCAGGTCACCCAGCCCAAGGGGGTCGAAACACTGGAACTGGCAAGCGAGGGCATCAAGCGCACCCAGTTCTTGCACCGCATCCAGGGCGAGATCGCGAAACGGGGCGTGGTCGATGTGCTGCGCAAGGGCATGGGCCACGGCCCGGTTCACGTTGATCTGTACAAACTGCTACCCACGCCGGGCAACGCCAGTGCTGCTGAGAACTTCGGCAAGAACATCTTCAGCGTTACCCGCCAGTTGCGCTACAGCAATGACGAGGCTCAGCGCTCGCTGGACGCCGCCATCTTCATAAATGGCCTGCCGGTGATGACATTCGAGTTGAAAAACTCGCTGACCAAGCAGACCGTCGCCGATGCCATCACCCAGTACCAGACCGACCGCAACCCGGGCGAGCTGCTGTTCCAGTTGGGCCGCTGCGTGGCGCACATGGCGGTGGACGATGCCGAGGTGCGGTTCTGCCCGCATCTCACCGGTAAGACCTCGTGGTTCCTGCCATTCAACCAGGGCTGGAACAGCGGCGCGGGCAACCCGCCCAACCCGCACGGCTTGAAAACCGACTATTTGTGGAAGCAGGTGCTGGTCAAGGACTCGCTGGCCAACATCATCGAGAACTTCACGCAGGTGGTGGAAGAGGAAGACGAAAAGGGCAAGAAGCGGCGCAAGCAGGTATTCCCACGGTTTCATCAACTGCGTACCGTCCGTGCCTTACTGCGCCGCTCCCGCGAGGATGGGGTTGGCAAGCGTTATCTCATCCAGCATTCGGCAGGCAGCGGCAAGAGCAACACCATTGCTTGGCTGGCTCACCAGTTGGTCGAACTCAAGACCGCCGCCGATGCGATGTTGGCTCAGTTCGATTCGGTGATCGTCATCACCGACCGACGCGCGCTGGACACCCAGATAGCCCGCACCATCAAAAGCTACGACCACGTCGCGTCAATCTTCGGCCATTCCGAGGATGCCGCCGAGCTGCGCACCTTTCTGCGCAAAGGCAAGAAGATCATCGTGACGACGGTACAGAAATTCCCGTTCATCCTCGATGAGTTGGGCGACCTTGGCAGCAAAAAGTTCGCGCTGCTGATCGATGAAGCGCATTCCAGCCAGGGAGGCAAGACGACGGCCAAGATGCACATGGCCCTGTCAGGCGCCCCTGGTGACGACGAGGACGACGAGGAATCCGTTGAGGATGCCGTCAACAAACTGATCGAGTCGCGCAAGATGCTGTCGAACGCTAGCTACTTCGCGTTCACGGCCACGCCGAAAAGCCGGACGCTGGAGTTGTTCGGAGAGCGGTTCATCGAGGGCGGCGAGGCGCGTTACCGCTCGCCGGAGGAATTGACCTACACCACCAAGCAGGCGATTCAGGAGGGTTTCATCCTCGACGTGATTGCGAACTACACGTCGGTGGACAGCTTCTATCACGTCGCCAAGACGGTGGAGGACGATCCCGACTTCGACAAGGTGAAGGCGCTGAAGAAGATTCGTCACTACGTCGAATCCCACGATAAGGCCATCCGCAAGAAGGCCGAGATCATGGTTGACCACTTCGTCGCGCAGGTGGCGGGGAAGCAAAAGATCGGTGGCAAGGCGCGGGCGATGATCGTTTGCAACGGCATCGCACGGGCCATCGACTACTACCGTGAGGTGTCGGACTACCTCGCCTCAATCAAGAGCCCATTCAAGGCCATCGTGGCGTACTCGGGCGACTTTGAAATTAGCGGGGTGAGGAAAACCGAAGCCGACCTCAACGAATTCCCGAGCAAGGACATTCCGTCCAAGCTCAAGCAAGGCCCGTATCGCTTTCTGATCGTCGCCAACAAGTTCGTAACCGGCTTTGACGAGCCGCTGCTGCATACGATGTACGTGGACAAGCCGCTGGCGGGCGTGCTGGCGGTGCAAACGCTGTCGCGGCTGAACCGAGCTCACCCGCAAAAGCGCGATACCTTCGTGCTGGACTTTGCCGACAACGCCGAGGCCGTGAAAGCCGCATTTCAGGACTATTACCGCGCGACGGTGCAGGTCGGCGAAACCGACCCCAACAAGCTGCACGACTTGAAGAATGACCTCGATGCCAAACAGGTGTACAGCTGGCAGCAGGTTGAAGATTTGGTTGCGCTTTATGTCACCGGCGCAGACCGCGACAAGCTCGACCCCATTCTCGATACCTGTGTGGCCGAGTACATCGACAACCTGGACGAAGACGGTCAAGTCGAGTTCAAGGGCAAGGCCAAGGCTTTCGTGCGCAGCTATGGCTTTCTTGCAGCGATCCTGACCTACGGCCACCCTGCGTGGGAAAAGCTGTCGATCTTCCTGAACTTTCTGATCCCGAAGCTACCGGCCCCGAAAGAGGAAGACCTCTCCAAGGGTGTGCTGGAAGCCATCGACATGGACAGCTATCGGGTAGAAGCGCAGGCGTCACTGAAGATGTCGATGGACGATGCCGACGCCTTCATCGAACCGCCCCCTCCCGGCGGGGGCGGCGGTGGCGGTACGCCGGAAATCGACAAGTTGTCGAACATCATCAGAGCCTTTAACGACATGTTCGGCAACATCGAATGGAAGGACGGCGACAAGATTCGCAAGGTCATCACCGAGGAAATTCCAGCGCGCGTGGCTCAGGACAAGGCCTACCAAAACGCGCAGGCCAACTCCGACAAGCAGAACGCCAAGCTGGAGCACGACAAGGCGCTCAATCGCGTGGTGCTAGAGCTGATCTCCGACCACACCGAGCTCTTCAAACAGTTCAGCGACAACCCCAGTTTCAAGCGCTGGCTGACCGATATGGTGTTTGATTCGACTTATCAACCAACAACGTCATTGCAGCATTCGCCGCTAAGCATAAAAGGGGGTGCATAA
- a CDS encoding alpha/beta hydrolase, whose translation MLVFTNREIGPGSGASAFKRSFQPGGTRLALADVTAGGSGWKLQGIKDNVSQKDALDQLQPLFQGAAPLLLYVHGNNNTPADCFRRSADLQKLYPGCLVLAFSWASEGFLADGSPLPGLSANEGGGDEEEFSGVTPQNRTKGPIQNKIRRYRQAQTNARDSVDAFARMLRLLGTARLQANAQPFSLAIHSLGGQLFQYSLQVPGATESASTAHNVVLLAPCVRSSGHAEWLTRFRPKGRTYVTYNRGDSVLFAAYVADGEQTKLGTDPGPDLLHREGVRYISFSDAPNDFGGHAYFVKSPTKAAKKLFSRLFASQVDFGLDESPKTVYPQRCEPDGSVCYMAVPKQGDVA comes from the coding sequence ATGCTTGTCTTCACCAACCGCGAAATTGGGCCCGGCAGCGGCGCCTCAGCATTCAAGCGCAGCTTCCAGCCAGGGGGCACCCGCCTGGCCCTGGCCGACGTCACCGCCGGCGGGAGCGGCTGGAAGCTGCAGGGCATCAAGGACAACGTCAGCCAGAAGGACGCGCTTGACCAGTTGCAGCCGCTGTTCCAGGGCGCGGCGCCGCTGCTGCTGTACGTCCATGGCAACAACAACACGCCGGCCGACTGTTTCCGCCGCTCGGCGGACCTGCAGAAGCTCTATCCCGGATGCTTGGTTCTGGCGTTCTCGTGGGCATCAGAGGGGTTTCTGGCAGACGGCTCGCCGTTGCCGGGCCTGAGCGCCAACGAAGGCGGCGGCGACGAGGAAGAGTTCAGCGGCGTCACGCCTCAAAACCGGACCAAGGGCCCCATCCAGAACAAGATCCGCCGGTACCGCCAGGCCCAGACCAACGCCAGGGATTCGGTCGATGCCTTCGCCCGCATGCTGCGGCTGCTGGGCACCGCGCGGCTTCAGGCCAACGCCCAGCCGTTTTCGCTGGCCATCCATTCACTGGGCGGCCAACTGTTCCAGTACAGCCTGCAGGTTCCGGGGGCGACCGAATCGGCCAGCACGGCCCACAACGTGGTGCTGCTCGCGCCCTGCGTGCGGTCGTCAGGGCATGCCGAGTGGCTGACCCGGTTCAGGCCCAAGGGCCGTACCTATGTGACCTACAACCGGGGCGACAGCGTGCTGTTTGCCGCCTATGTGGCCGATGGCGAGCAAACCAAGCTGGGCACCGACCCTGGCCCCGACCTGCTGCACCGCGAAGGGGTGCGTTACATAAGCTTCTCCGACGCACCGAACGACTTCGGCGGCCACGCCTATTTCGTCAAGAGCCCCACCAAGGCGGCAAAAAAGCTGTTCTCGCGGCTGTTTGCCTCGCAGGTGGACTTCGGGCTGGACGAATCCCCCAAAACGGTCTACCCCCAGCGCTGCGAGCCCGATGGCTCCGTGTGCTACATGGCCGTGCCCAAGCAAGGTGACGTTGCATGA
- a CDS encoding GIY-YIG nuclease family protein, translated as MTSNQAVRPQTIQIFLPHGDPRGIRIAELTTRIVQIIEVPRKLLPEFVRMPESEQVALYFLFGGADDGAEPRVYIGQTGDLRQRLAKHHREKEFWERALVLISRTNSLTNTHALFLEWLCVQSARRAGRYGDENGNSGSRPHTPAPLEADCLEIYDTGRTLLATLGFPLFEPVAKPSPAASTETEDEFVCTATGARGRGLYTEEGFVVLAGSVGRLESVPSIIGTAGGRLRERLLESGAMEAQGDKVVFRRDHLFRSPSMAALALLGRTANGWLEWKTADGRTLDAVRRQQPLV; from the coding sequence ATGACAAGCAACCAGGCAGTTCGTCCGCAAACCATCCAGATTTTCTTGCCCCACGGGGACCCGCGCGGTATTCGCATTGCCGAGCTAACAACGCGGATCGTGCAGATCATCGAAGTACCTCGCAAGCTGTTGCCCGAGTTCGTGCGGATGCCAGAAAGCGAACAGGTTGCACTCTATTTTCTGTTTGGTGGCGCCGACGATGGCGCGGAACCTCGTGTCTACATCGGCCAGACGGGCGACCTCCGCCAACGGTTGGCAAAGCATCACAGAGAAAAAGAATTCTGGGAACGGGCCTTGGTGTTGATATCTCGTACCAACAGCCTCACAAATACCCATGCGCTTTTTCTGGAATGGCTCTGCGTCCAAAGTGCACGGCGGGCAGGCCGATATGGCGATGAGAACGGCAACTCCGGGTCGCGCCCGCACACCCCCGCGCCGTTGGAGGCGGATTGCCTGGAGATTTACGACACCGGCCGAACGCTGTTGGCAACTCTGGGCTTCCCGCTGTTTGAGCCCGTCGCTAAACCTTCACCTGCAGCCAGTACAGAAACGGAGGATGAATTTGTGTGCACAGCTACTGGTGCAAGAGGGCGAGGCCTGTACACCGAAGAGGGGTTTGTTGTGCTGGCCGGCTCGGTGGGTCGCCTCGAAAGCGTCCCTTCCATCATTGGGACTGCGGGCGGGCGACTGCGTGAACGGCTGTTGGAGTCTGGTGCGATGGAAGCGCAGGGCGATAAGGTCGTTTTTCGCCGCGATCATCTGTTCAGGTCCCCAAGCATGGCTGCCTTGGCTCTGCTTGGGCGGACGGCCAATGGGTGGCTGGAGTGGAAGACGGCAGATGGCCGTACTCTTGATGCTGTGAGGCGCCAGCAGCCGCTGGTATAG